The Cellulophaga sp. RHA19 genome includes the window TTTCTCTAAAATTACGCTTAGCAATATCTTCACTAACAATTGTAATTTCATTGGTAATTAAATAACTCAATGCCAAAGTACTAATTACGGTTATAATAACCATAACAAGGACCAAAGTAGTGTACTTAATTTTAGAAAAAAAGGCAATAAAGTTCATAAATAAAAGTAGGTGGCAATGCTTAGAGTTGCAAATAAACAAAATTGAATTTTAGAAGAGAAGCGTAAACAATCTACTCTTTAAAAAAAACAGTTAACATTCTGTTAAAAATAGAGGTAAAATTCTTACATTGCTTTACTTGTAAGTATTATTTAAATTAAATAATTGCAACCTAGACAATTAAAAATAACCAACATTTAAAAGATCTATTAAATTATGAGATTCTTCATTTTATTCTCTCTTTTTTCAACATTAGCATTTGCCCAATCAACAAGAGACAAGACTATTACAATAGCAAAGCAAAAGCCAGCATTGGTTAAACAATTAAATGATCCAAAAGGATTTTACGCTACAGTCTTTTCGCAAGACAAAGAGTTAAATACTAAAGAGTACATTTCCAGTCAAAATTTTGGTGCTTACGACTTAAGATTAAGTGATTCTATAATTACATTAAACAACTCATATCCTGATTATATATCAGAATTAGAACTACACTACAATTATCCTATTATAAAAATTAAAGATATAAAGGACGACAAAGGTAACATCAAACATAATGTTTATATCACGTCTAAAATATCGGCTAGCCAGTTTATAACTGAAAGAGGAAAAGGCATAATATACGAAAGACCTATTTATTTAAGAGTAACTTCAAATTTAAATGTTGCAATGGATAATGTAACACGATATGATTACTCTAATAAAGTAGATACAAAAGCTAGTACTTTGGTTATAGAAAACACTACTCCTTACAATTTATCACAAATAACAAGCTTAGACAACAAAGGAAATAGAATAATTAGTCAAGAGTATGTAGATAAAGTGAACAAAGTTCAAATACATAAGCTAAAAAGAAATGCTGTCAATTTTTTAAGCAAAGCTTTTAAGGTAATAGACATTGAAGAAAATTACTATTTTTATTATCTTAAAAAATGGAAAGAAAATGACAAAAAAGTAGAAAATTACAATACTATTTTAAAAGATTTTGAATCAGCAATAGTTGTAAAGAATTACAGTAAAGCAAAAGCATCTATTGCAAAGTGGGAAGAATTTAATTCTACTTTAGATAAAAAAGAAAGAAAACAGAGAAACTTATATTTATATACTTTGTCTAACATAGCTAAAGGATATTATATGGCTAATAATTTTGATAAATCTCTGACAGCTATTAAAGAGCTTCAAGCTGGTAGAAAAGACAAGAATTTTTTAATTGGAATTGAAAGAGAAATTAAAAATAAGAAGTCAACAAAGAATGATAAAGTACTACATAAACCTTTGTATCCACAATTAAAGATTACAAAATACTATGAAACTAAAAGCATTAACAGAGTTGACAAAATAAACAGTTTTATTAATAAATATGTAGACGGATTCATTGATATAAACACAGTTTATGAACTAACAAAAACACCATACAATAATAACACTCCAATTTACCAATCAAAGAAAACATATTATGCTATAAAAAACATATATGTTCCTAAATTTTACAGTAAAGAAAATAAAGGGTCTAAGGATAAGTTTAAGGAATATAATACTTTTATGAAGGGGCTAAATATTCAAACCCCTGAAAGAGATTTTTTTAGTAAATATTCTTTTAAAGATATTAACACGAGTATTATAAAACCTGACATCAATTTACTTAAAGAAACATATCATTTAACAGATTTAGAGAGTAATCTATTTTCAAGTTTAATGAAAAGATATGTAATGCTAATTTTAGCAAGAGAAACGAATCCTGACACAGACTTGAGCAAGTTTGAAATAGAAAACGATGAACTTAGGAAACTAATTGAAGATCATATACATATTGAAAAAAAGGACAAGGAATTGACTACAGAAGTGCTACTATCATTAAAACTTATAAAAACAATAGAGAATGCAAAAACAATAAGTAGTACTGAGTTTGAAAATGCCCTTCAAAATATAAAAAGCTATTGTAAATACCTTTCTATATAAAGGTTAAATATAACAAAACATCAAATGCCTTATTCATTTTGTAAAATGAATAAGGCATTTTTATTTAATAAAAACCTTAACAAAAAACCAACATTATTCCTTACTTAAAAACTTAATTGTTCTATATTTTTGTAATACAATTAAAGTGAAATAATACACTTTACACATTTCAACCTAACACATAATAAACAATGGAAAATATAAAAGGACAAAAGGCCCTTATTACTGGTGGCAGTAGAGGCCTTGGTAAAGCAACTGCTTTGGCTTTAGCAAAAGAAGGTGTTGCAATTGCAATAACAGGAAGAAATAAAGAAACGCTAGAAGCAACAGTTGCAGAAATTAAGGCTTTAGGTGTAGATGCAACATATGCTGTTTTTGATGTTGGTAACCAAGCTGAAGTAAAAAAAGGAATTACATCTATTTTTAATGAGTTTAAAAGCATAGATATTCTAATAAACAACGCTGGCATTGCTGCTTTTGGATCTTTTAATGATATGGAAGCAGACCAATGGGCTCAAATTATGCAAACCAACGTAATGGGAGTTTACTATGTAACCAAAGAGGTTTTACCACATTTAATAGAAAAAAACTCTGGTGACATTATTAACATTTCTTCTACAGCAGGTTTAAACGGTAATGCAAATACATCTGCATACTCAGCTTCTAAATTTGCCGTAATTGGTATGTCTGAGTCTTTAATGAAAGAAGTTCGTAAAAACAATATTAGAGTAAACACACTTACACCTAGTACAATTGCTTCTGATATGTCTATAGAGCTAGGCATTGCAGACAGTGATTCTAAAGATAGTGTTTTGCAACCAGAAGACTTTGCAGAGCTTATTGTTGCTGGCTTAAAACTACCTAGAAGAGCTATGCTTAAAAACGCATCATTATGGTCTACTAATCCATAAATGACTTAAGGTATGGCGCTCCTAATATGTAGCGCTATACTTTTTTTTCAGGTTTATACCATTAATAATCTAATGACCACCAAATGCCTTTAGAGAAAAAACCAAATAAACTTGAGTCTAAAAAGAGTTTTTATAAAACTATTGAAAACCATTACAAACCAATAGTTAATGATAAAATACCAAAAAGTATATTGTCTGATTTATGCCTGTACTTAGCACGCTCACTACACAAATCATACAAGATATTAAGAAAAAAACACCCAAAGTCTAAAGACCGATATTCTACATTTAAAACAAAAGATCTACAATACCCATTTACACAATACATTATTACAGATTTTTTAAAAGAAAAAGATGCTGTAAATTACCGTTCGTATTCAAAAATTATTTTTCAAATGACAGAAAATGAATTTAAAGATTACGAAAAACAAAAACACGCATACGAAACCAAATAAACTATGAAACACGCTGTAAAGAATGCTACTTTATTAGTTCTTAATTATGATGATGCAATAACATTTTACACTAAAAAGTTAAATTTTATTTTGGTTGAAGATGTACAACTTGGTGATGGAAAAAGGTGGGTTACAATACAAGCTAAAAACCAGGCTAATTTTGGTTTGGTACTTTCTCTTGCTAGTTCTGAGCTACAAAAAGCAACTGTTGGCAAGCAAGCTGGTGATGGTGTTGCATTTTTTATGCAGACTGATGACGCCCTAAGAGACTACAACTCTTTTTGTAAAAACGGAGTTGAATTTTTACAAGAACCCATAAAACAACCTTATGGTACAGTTGCCATTTTTAAAGATTTGTATGGCAATAAGTGGGATTTAATTCAGCCTACTGAATAATGTAATTAGGCTTTCTTTTCTTTGTAAAATAGGTAAATCCAAATAATTCTAGAATACCTATAATTAAACGTATTTAAAAGTAGTGCAAAAAATATTACTCCAAAAAAAGTTATCAGTAATTTTGTAACTCTAAGCTGCTAAATTTCATCTATGAAAAATAAACTTCACATATTTAAAAGCGTTGCACAACACGCAAGTTTTACTAAAGCAGCAGAACAGTTATTTATATCACAACCAGCAGTTTCTAAAGCAATAAGAAATTTAGAGGACGATTATAAATGTGCCTTTTTTATTAGAAAAAGAAATTCTATAGAGCTTACCGCAGATGGCAAAGCTTTTTTGGTTTACGTAAACCAAATTTTAGATATCTACGCAAAAATAGATCAGCAATTTTTATATAAAGAAAAAACATACCCAGATAAAATTAGTTTTGGAGCAAGTACTACAATTGCAAACTATATTTTACCAAAGGTAATAGCTAAATTTAAAATCCAGTTTCCTAATACAAGTATTAAAATTGATAGTGAAAACTCTGATGAAATTGAAGAGTTAATTTTAAATCAGCAAATAGATTTTGGAATTACAGAAGGCAAAAACACCAATCCAAAACTACATTTTAACAAGTTTATTAAAGATGAAATTGTACTGGTAACCAACAATAAAAATAGCAATCATAAGAAAGGTGTAATTAACTTAAATGAGTTGAAAAACTTACCCATAATAGAACGAGAAATAGGTTCTGGCACAAAAAAAATTATTCAGCAATTTCTACAAAAAAATAACATAAAAAAACTAAATACGGTTGTTACCTTAAATAGTACCGAAGCCATAAAAAACTACCTATACTACTCTAACAGCTACGCCTTACTTTCTATAAATGCAGTTACAGAAGATTTACTACACAATAAATTAAAAGTAATAGATATTAAAGATTTTACCATAGAACGCTGGTTTTACTTTGTTTCTAGAACTGGGTACCAAAATGCTACTATGAGTAACTTTGAAAAATACATTCGCTCTAACTATAACCTTTAGTTATACAACATAGCTTTAATGTTTGCTAAACAGTTATAGGTTAGCTGTAGTTTTGTATCAGATTAATATAGTTTGATATGAAAATCTTAATTACAAAAATTATATACTTCAGCATTGTTTTAGCGGCAATAAGCGGATTAATAAATAGTGCAACTGCTCTAAGTGTAGGTTTTATTTTTACTCTCATTTTTAAAAACCCTTTTAAAACGCATAGCCACAAAGCTATTCACTATTTCTTAAAAATATCTGTTATTGGTTTGGGTTTTGGAATGTTTTTAAAAGAAACCATACAAACGGGCAAGGATGGTTTAAGCCTTACTTTTTTTTCTATTGTGCTAACCGTAAGTTTGGGGTTAATTTTAGCCAAATTTTTAAAGATGGATCTAAAGCTAGGTCATTTAATAACTTCAGGAACTTCTATTTGTGGTGGTAGCGCCATTGCTGCAATTGCTCCTGTTATAAAGGCTAATGGTAAAATAATAAGTATTTCCCTAGGCGTAGTGTTTTTACTTAACTCTGTTGCCCTATTTTTATTTCCTGCTCTAGGTCACTGGCTTGGTCTTAGTCAGTCACAATTTGGACTCTGGTGCGCTATTGCCATACACGATACAAGCTCTGTTGTTGGTGCAGCTTTAGATTACGGAGACCAAGCTCTTAAAATTGCAACAACCGTAAAATTATCTAGAACATTGTGGATTATTCCTTTGTCTGTCTTATCTATGTTTATCTTTAAAACTAAAGGAGAAAAAATAAAAATTCCTTATTTTATTATACTTTTTATCTGTGCTATACTTATAAATAGTTACCATATTCTACCCACTTTTGCTACAACAAACATTGT containing:
- a CDS encoding 3-ketoacyl-ACP reductase produces the protein MENIKGQKALITGGSRGLGKATALALAKEGVAIAITGRNKETLEATVAEIKALGVDATYAVFDVGNQAEVKKGITSIFNEFKSIDILINNAGIAAFGSFNDMEADQWAQIMQTNVMGVYYVTKEVLPHLIEKNSGDIINISSTAGLNGNANTSAYSASKFAVIGMSESLMKEVRKNNIRVNTLTPSTIASDMSIELGIADSDSKDSVLQPEDFAELIVAGLKLPRRAMLKNASLWSTNP
- a CDS encoding VOC family protein, with the translated sequence MKHAVKNATLLVLNYDDAITFYTKKLNFILVEDVQLGDGKRWVTIQAKNQANFGLVLSLASSELQKATVGKQAGDGVAFFMQTDDALRDYNSFCKNGVEFLQEPIKQPYGTVAIFKDLYGNKWDLIQPTE
- a CDS encoding LysR family transcriptional regulator: MKNKLHIFKSVAQHASFTKAAEQLFISQPAVSKAIRNLEDDYKCAFFIRKRNSIELTADGKAFLVYVNQILDIYAKIDQQFLYKEKTYPDKISFGASTTIANYILPKVIAKFKIQFPNTSIKIDSENSDEIEELILNQQIDFGITEGKNTNPKLHFNKFIKDEIVLVTNNKNSNHKKGVINLNELKNLPIIEREIGSGTKKIIQQFLQKNNIKKLNTVVTLNSTEAIKNYLYYSNSYALLSINAVTEDLLHNKLKVIDIKDFTIERWFYFVSRTGYQNATMSNFEKYIRSNYNL
- a CDS encoding YeiH family protein, whose protein sequence is MKILITKIIYFSIVLAAISGLINSATALSVGFIFTLIFKNPFKTHSHKAIHYFLKISVIGLGFGMFLKETIQTGKDGLSLTFFSIVLTVSLGLILAKFLKMDLKLGHLITSGTSICGGSAIAAIAPVIKANGKIISISLGVVFLLNSVALFLFPALGHWLGLSQSQFGLWCAIAIHDTSSVVGAALDYGDQALKIATTVKLSRTLWIIPLSVLSMFIFKTKGEKIKIPYFIILFICAILINSYHILPTFATTNIVLYSKRLLVLTLFIVGTTISIKDLKTTGSKPIILAFALWVFISVFSLVYILHMS